The sequence below is a genomic window from Caldanaerobius fijiensis DSM 17918.
CTTGCCATTCCCGCTTCTGCTGATACCCTGTCGAGTACGCCTGTGGACAGTACGGCTGTAACCGCGACAAGTGACAGCACCGTTTCTGGAACCGTGTACAATCAACCGTCCGTTCAAGTGCCGATTGATTTAAACACGTTAAACAGTCTTTCCATTGCGCAATTAAAAGAGTTGCAGAAACAGATACAGAACGTGCTTAAGCAGAAAGAAGAAAGCCTAAAGGAATTTGAAGGCAAAATCACGACTTTCGATGGCAGCAGCGTAACTGTACAAGGCAAAAACGGAACCCAGACGTTTACAGTAACGTCGGAAACGGAAGTTAAAGTTACGGATGGAAGCGCCTTGCAGGCAGGATACAAAGCTGAAATCAAGTACGACCCCAATACGAGTGAAGCAGTAATAATCAAGGCAGAACTCATACTGCTGGAATACAGCGGTATGGTGGTATCCTACGACGGCAAAACAATAACCGTCAAACGCGGAAATGAGCAGAAAACA
It includes:
- a CDS encoding DUF5666 domain-containing protein — encoded protein: MKKIALILATVFLLGLAIPASADTLSSTPVDSTAVTATSDSTVSGTVYNQPSVQVPIDLNTLNSLSIAQLKELQKQIQNVLKQKEESLKEFEGKITTFDGSSVTVQGKNGTQTFTVTSETEVKVTDGSALQAGYKAEIKYDPNTSEAVIIKAELILLEYSGMVVSYDGKTITVKRGNEQKTFNITDKTKIEGLGKAKGTTEIKAGTKVGIKYTSAGNAVTIKVIPAKEGKKQENTKNSTKTKIQENKSRHEK